GCTTTTACGGCCGCCGCAAGAACACCATCCGTACCGCCAAGGCTGCTGTCGATCGTTCGAAGCAGTACGCCTACCGCGACCGCAAGGTCAACAAGCGCAACTTCCGTGCGCTTTGGATCCAGCGCATCAATGCCGCTGTGCGTGAATTCGGCCTGACTTATGGCCGCTTCATCGACGGCCTGACCAAGGCTGGCATCGAAGTCGACCGCAAGGTTCTCTCCGACATGGCGATCCACGAGCCGGAAGCATTCGGCGCGCTGGTCAGCGCTGCCAAGAAGGCTCTTGAATACCTCAAGGAAGCCGGCACGGCGAACGAGTTTGAAGGCGCGGTCAAGTAACCAGCGCTTCCCAAGCTTTTGAATTTATGATTTTGGGAAACCCGCGCTGGTTTGGGCTAGCGCGGGTTTTTCTTTCTTTATATTCCTGGCGCCGGCCGGCGCCGCCTGCCTCCCGATCGCCCGCCTGATACTGGACGGAAAGAAGTGACAATGTCAGATATCGACCAGCTCAACACATCGCTGCTCGCCGAAATCGCCGCCGCCGATGACGAGACGGCGCTCGAAGCCGTGCGCGTATCCGCCCTCGGCAAGAAGGGCTCCGTCTCCGAACTGTTGAAGACGCTCGGCGCCATGACGCCGGAAGAGCGCCAAAGCAAGGGCGCGGCGATCAACGTTCTGAAGAACGCGGTGACCGAGGCGCTCACCACCCGCAAGACGACGCTGCGGCAAGCGGCGATCGATGCGCGGCTGAAGGCCGAGACGGTCGACGTCAGCCTGCCGGTGCGCTCTTCGCCGGCCGAGCGCGGCCGTATCCATCCGATCAGCCAGATCGTCGATGAGATCACCGCGATCTTCGCCGACATGGGCTTCTCGATTGCCGAAGGTCCCGACATCGAGACCGATTATTACAATTTCACCGCGCTGAATTTCCCCGAGGGCCATCCGGCCCGCGAGATGCACGACACCTTCTTCTTCAACCCGGATGAGAATGGTGAGCGCAAGGTCCTGCGCACCCACACCTCGCCGGTGCAGGTGCGCACCATGGAGGCGCAGACGCCGCCGATCCGCATCATCATTCCCGGCAAGACCTACCGCCAGGACTCGGACGCCACCCATTCGCCGATGTTCCATCAGGTCGAGGGCCTGGTCGTCGACAAGAAGGCCAATGTCGCCAACCTCCGCTGGGTGCTGGAAGAATTCTGCAAGACCTTCTTCGAGGTCGACAGCGTGACGATGCGTTTTCGCCCGTCCTTCTTCCCCTTCACCGAGCCCTCTTTCGAGGTCGATATCCAGTGCGACCGCTCCGGCCCGATCGTCAAGTTCGGCGAGGGTACCGACTGGATGGAAATCCTCGGCTGCGGCATGGTCCACCCGAACGTGCTGCGTTACGGCGGGCTCGATCCGGACGAATATCAGGGTTTTGCCTGGGGCATGGGCCTCGATCGCATCGCCATGCTGAAATACGGCATGCCCGACCTGCGCGACTTCTTCAACGCCGACGTCCGCTGGATGACGCATTACGGCTTCCGCCCGCTCGACATGCCGACGCTGTTCGGCGGCCTCAGCGCTTGAACGGAGAATTGGGACGATGAAATTCACGCTCTCCTGGCTGAAAG
This Rhizobium brockwellii DNA region includes the following protein-coding sequences:
- the rplT gene encoding 50S ribosomal protein L20 gives rise to the protein MARVKRGVTSHAKHKKVLKAAKGFYGRRKNTIRTAKAAVDRSKQYAYRDRKVNKRNFRALWIQRINAAVREFGLTYGRFIDGLTKAGIEVDRKVLSDMAIHEPEAFGALVSAAKKALEYLKEAGTANEFEGAVK
- the pheS gene encoding phenylalanine--tRNA ligase subunit alpha; translation: MSDIDQLNTSLLAEIAAADDETALEAVRVSALGKKGSVSELLKTLGAMTPEERQSKGAAINVLKNAVTEALTTRKTTLRQAAIDARLKAETVDVSLPVRSSPAERGRIHPISQIVDEITAIFADMGFSIAEGPDIETDYYNFTALNFPEGHPAREMHDTFFFNPDENGERKVLRTHTSPVQVRTMEAQTPPIRIIIPGKTYRQDSDATHSPMFHQVEGLVVDKKANVANLRWVLEEFCKTFFEVDSVTMRFRPSFFPFTEPSFEVDIQCDRSGPIVKFGEGTDWMEILGCGMVHPNVLRYGGLDPDEYQGFAWGMGLDRIAMLKYGMPDLRDFFNADVRWMTHYGFRPLDMPTLFGGLSA